A DNA window from Mesoplasma coleopterae contains the following coding sequences:
- the trmFO gene encoding methylenetetrahydrofolate--tRNA-(uracil(54)-C(5))-methyltransferase (FADH(2)-oxidizing) TrmFO — protein MKNKTVNIIGAGLAGTEAAYQLAKRNIKVKLYEVKRITKNPVQNLDGFAELVCSNSLRSNEMTNAVGTLKEEMRLLDSLIIRAAEYAQVPAGGSLAVDRVLFSEYITNEISSNKNIEVIDQEVENIDPSEITLIASGPLTTDKLQSEITKIIGSDDFYFYDAVAPIIEKDSIDMSVAYQKNRYDKGETSDYINCPMSKEEYLNFYNELIKAEIAIGHLPGEAELKYFEGCMPVEAMAKRGIETLLFGPMKPRGLDKPDGTRNHAVVQLRQDDANDRLYNIVGFQTNLKWPEQKRVFSMIPGLENAKFVRYGVMHKNNFINSPKVLNKYLQLKSNENIFFAGQITGVEGYVESSVSGLITAINIANFIEDKEMSIPSSKTVSGALLNYINKASITNFQPMKANWGIVDEIDFKRPSRKVTKQEIKKLKNEYFSELAINSIKDYIKNI, from the coding sequence ATGAAAAATAAAACAGTAAATATTATTGGAGCTGGTTTAGCAGGCACAGAAGCTGCTTATCAATTAGCAAAAAGAAATATAAAAGTTAAACTTTATGAAGTAAAAAGAATAACAAAAAACCCCGTCCAAAACTTGGACGGGTTTGCTGAATTAGTTTGCTCTAATTCTTTAAGAAGCAATGAAATGACTAATGCAGTTGGTACTCTAAAAGAAGAAATGAGACTTTTAGATTCTTTAATAATTAGAGCGGCAGAATACGCACAAGTTCCAGCTGGAGGAAGTCTAGCAGTTGATAGAGTTTTATTTTCAGAATACATTACAAATGAAATTAGTTCAAATAAAAATATTGAAGTAATTGATCAGGAGGTCGAAAATATTGACCCAAGCGAAATAACTCTAATTGCTTCTGGACCATTAACCACTGATAAACTACAATCAGAAATTACTAAAATTATTGGTAGTGATGATTTTTACTTTTATGATGCTGTTGCACCAATAATTGAAAAAGATTCAATTGACATGAGCGTAGCTTATCAAAAAAACAGATATGACAAAGGGGAAACTAGTGATTATATAAATTGTCCAATGTCAAAAGAAGAATATTTAAATTTTTATAATGAACTAATTAAAGCAGAAATTGCTATTGGTCATTTACCAGGAGAAGCTGAATTAAAATATTTTGAAGGATGTATGCCAGTTGAAGCTATGGCTAAAAGAGGTATTGAAACATTATTATTTGGTCCAATGAAACCTAGAGGTTTAGACAAACCTGATGGCACAAGAAATCATGCTGTTGTGCAATTGCGACAAGATGATGCAAATGACAGACTTTATAATATTGTTGGATTTCAAACAAATTTAAAATGACCTGAACAAAAAAGAGTTTTTTCTATGATACCAGGATTAGAAAATGCTAAGTTTGTTAGATATGGTGTTATGCATAAAAATAACTTTATTAATTCACCAAAAGTTCTTAACAAATACTTACAACTTAAATCAAATGAAAATATATTTTTTGCTGGTCAAATAACAGGTGTTGAAGGATATGTTGAATCTAGTGTTTCAGGATTAATAACTGCAATCAACATAGCAAATTTTATAGAAGATAAGGAAATGAGTATTCCATCTTCTAAAACTGTATCAGGAGCTTTACTAAATTATATTAACAAGGCATCAATAACAAACTTTCAACCCATGAAAGCAAATTGAGGTATTGTAGATGAAATTGATTTTAAAAGACCTAGCAGAAAAGTAACAAAACAAGAAATTAAAAAACTAAAAAATGAATACTTTTCAGAATTAGCGATTAATTCTATTAAAGACTACATTAAAAATATATAG
- a CDS encoding ABC transporter ATP-binding protein: protein MSNNNQKQLNKHGFDVNMEFSFKKLGVFMKQIFESAGQNKTLFFAVCFFTMLDAIISTFLPVFATMMISGIMNDLAGPEKKETLSFLAWQVSVIDWEIWLYITLATLVLLFISEYVVNWSVAQFSLHVEINQRQKMLIRLAQQDVDFFFDHVSGNILTRLVGDTQSLAFGIQQFFTNIIYFLTGIIMAVIIMILSGIWYVAVIMAVYMVFSIGIAVLIFIQNRRKLIAAFDRKREVDQDMTDRISNISLIKSSGLEEYEVKRVEDLNEIYNRAGDKAVQWSALLTQWIQITASAMMPLFVIIFCVAFLKNGNTELLLVKMPLAQVLVSFVVGAIAMLIPTLRSATRAQNAAQRISELTDPEPTIKPNPQGPEIEKINSITFENVSFAYPKKPEKTILPKMNITFEKGKSYAFVGETGSGKSTIAKLLLRFYMPVDGQIMVEGKYKNEDSLVKDSHDLNTINLPAYLSRVGYVEQEPQILFGDFFENIRYAKFDATDEEIMKACKKANLHDFIISLKDGYNTILGQRGFLLSGGQKQRLVIARVFLKNPDFLILDEATSALDNIVEKEIQGELDKLMKGRTSVTIAHRLSTIKNVDQIIVLGANGKGIVQQGTYDELISTPGRFKKLYEAGLMN, encoded by the coding sequence ATGAGCAATAATAATCAAAAACAATTAAACAAACATGGTTTTGATGTAAATATGGAATTTTCATTTAAAAAACTTGGTGTTTTTATGAAGCAAATATTTGAATCAGCAGGCCAAAATAAAACTCTTTTCTTTGCTGTTTGTTTTTTTACAATGTTAGATGCAATAATTTCAACATTCTTACCCGTATTTGCAACAATGATGATTTCAGGTATCATGAATGATTTAGCAGGACCAGAAAAAAAAGAAACTTTAAGCTTTTTAGCATGACAAGTATCTGTTATAGATTGAGAAATTTGATTATATATAACATTAGCAACTCTTGTACTTTTATTCATATCTGAGTATGTTGTTAACTGAAGTGTCGCTCAATTTTCTTTACATGTTGAAATTAATCAAAGACAAAAAATGTTGATTAGATTAGCACAACAAGATGTTGATTTCTTCTTTGATCATGTATCAGGAAATATTTTGACAAGACTTGTTGGTGATACACAATCATTAGCGTTTGGTATTCAACAATTCTTTACAAATATAATTTATTTCTTAACTGGAATAATCATGGCTGTAATAATCATGATACTATCAGGAATTTGATATGTCGCAGTTATTATGGCTGTCTATATGGTTTTCTCAATTGGTATTGCTGTATTAATTTTTATTCAAAATAGAAGAAAACTAATTGCAGCTTTTGACAGAAAACGTGAAGTTGATCAAGATATGACAGATAGAATTTCAAATATATCTTTAATTAAATCTTCTGGTCTTGAAGAATATGAGGTTAAAAGAGTTGAAGACTTAAATGAAATTTATAATAGAGCTGGTGATAAAGCTGTTCAATGATCAGCTTTATTAACTCAATGAATTCAAATAACAGCTTCAGCAATGATGCCTTTATTTGTTATCATATTTTGCGTTGCTTTCTTAAAAAATGGTAATACTGAACTATTATTAGTTAAAATGCCTTTAGCCCAAGTTTTAGTATCATTTGTTGTTGGTGCTATTGCCATGTTAATTCCAACATTAAGATCAGCTACAAGAGCACAAAATGCGGCTCAGAGAATTTCAGAGTTAACTGACCCTGAACCAACAATTAAACCAAACCCTCAAGGTCCTGAAATTGAAAAAATTAATTCAATTACATTTGAAAATGTTTCATTTGCTTATCCTAAAAAACCAGAAAAAACTATTTTGCCAAAAATGAATATTACGTTTGAAAAAGGTAAATCTTATGCTTTTGTTGGTGAAACAGGTAGCGGTAAATCAACAATTGCTAAATTATTATTGAGATTTTACATGCCAGTAGATGGGCAAATAATGGTTGAAGGTAAATATAAAAATGAAGATTCTTTAGTAAAAGATTCACATGATTTAAATACAATTAACTTACCAGCATACTTAAGTAGAGTTGGATATGTAGAACAAGAACCACAAATTTTATTTGGTGATTTCTTTGAAAACATTAGATATGCTAAATTTGATGCAACTGATGAAGAAATTATGAAAGCATGTAAAAAAGCTAATTTACACGACTTTATTATTTCATTAAAAGATGGATATAATACAATCTTAGGTCAAAGAGGTTTCTTATTATCAGGTGGACAAAAACAACGTTTAGTTATTGCAAGAGTATTCTTGAAAAACCCTGACTTCTTAATATTAGATGAAGCTACATCAGCTTTAGATAATATTGTAGAAAAAGAAATTCAAGGTGAATTAGATAAATTGATGAAAGGTAGAACAAGTGTTACTATTGCTCACCGTTTATCAACAATTAAAAATGTAGATCAAATCATCGTTCTTGGAGCAAATGGAAAAGGTATTGTTCAACAAGGAACTTATGATGAATTAATATCAACTCCTGGTAGATTTAAAAAATTATATGAAGCAGGATTGATGAATTAA